From a region of the Mus pahari chromosome 12, PAHARI_EIJ_v1.1, whole genome shotgun sequence genome:
- the LOC115065080 gene encoding E3 ubiquitin-protein ligase listerin-like, whose amino-acid sequence MGGKNKQRTKGNLRPSNSGRAAELLAKEQGTVPGFIGFGTSHSDLGYVPAVQGAEDIDSLVDSDFRMVLRKLSKKDVTTKLKAMQEFGIMCTERDTEAVKGVLPYWPRIFCKISLDHDRRVREATQQAFEKLILKVKKHLAPYLKSIMGYWLMAQCDTYPPAALAAKDAFEAAFPPSKQPEAIAFCKEEITTVLQDHLLKETADTLSDPQ is encoded by the exons CCTTCAAACAGCGGCCGAGCTGCAGAACTCCTTGCCAAAGAGCAGGGGACAGTGCCTGGATTCATTGGCTTTGGAACATCTCACAGTGACCTGGGCTATGTTCCGGCTGTTCAAGGTGCGGAAGACATAGACAGTCTTGTAGATTCCGATTTCCGGATGGTGCTGCGGAAACTTTCCAAAAAAGATGTTACAACAAAGTTAAAG GCAATGCAAGAATTTGGAATTATGTGCACAGAGCGAGACACAGAAGCTGTAAAAGGGGTTCTTCCATACTGGCCAAGAATCTTCTGCAAAATCTCCCTT GATCATGATCGCCGTGTTCGAGAGGCGACGCAGCAAGCTTTTGAAAAACTTATCCTTAAAGTAAAGAAGCACTTAGCTCCCTATTTAAAAAGCATAATGGGCTATTGGCTGATGGCTCAGTGTGATACATATCCACCAGCCGCACTGGCAGCAAAAGATGCATTCGAAGCCGCTTTCCCTCCAAGCAAGCAACCTGAAGCCATAGCGTTTTGCAAGGAAGAAATTACAACT GTGCTGCAGGATCATCTTCTGAAGGAAACTGCGGACACACTCAGTGACCCTCAGTAA